The nucleotide window TGGACTGGGTGAAGGTTCCCGTGTATTGTATTGCTCAGTTCTTTGGAGCCTTCATCGCGTCTGCAGTTGTCTATGGAATCTACTATGGTAAGGGTGACACGTCAATGCGAAGCGAGGAATTTTCGATCGAGTATCAGCTGATTTCGCTGTTGCTTTGGTTTCTGATGTTCTACGCATGGTGGTTGACTTCAAAACCTCACGCCAATGACATTCTCAACCAATTTCCCGCTCTTTTCCCAGGCTGCTGCGTATATTGGCTTCCCattgtgattggcttatttgAATTTGCTGTAGTAAAATATGCCAATCAAAATTTCATGTTGTGTCGGTTACGCGACACTCTCAAGAACAACCATTTATTTTGTGAATGgtttgttataaaaaaaaaattaaaaaaaagtaaaaaaaaaatgtcactcaaATTCTCGGCAAACAGAAACACGATTTAAATCAACTGAAACCTTGCCTTGCACATTTTCTCTCGTGAAGCTTCGGTAAACACAATTCAGTCTTggcgtttttatttacagattCTCTGAATGCCTTTGACGGTGGGGTTCGATACGTGTTGGGTGAAAAAGGCACTGCAGGGATCTGGGCCACCTATCCCCAGGCCCATGTATCCACAAGTAATGGATTCGCGGATCAGGTATTGTTCACGGCTGATAGGGGTTCTTGCCTTCTTCCACAGCTAGTGAATCCTTTTGGCCAAAGGCTTTCAAAGTTATGGTCTGTAAAGGTGTTTATGAAACGACGAACCAGTTCcaaaaattcaatttaaaatttactGAAGTTATAGTAATGTTGTGGCAAGATTTCTGCTTAGAAACAAGGTTTACTTCTGGGAATTGTCTTCCTTTACTGGGCTTTAGAAGAATGAAAAAGAAGAGGTAGTGACACACTAATACCATTTGTACCATAACGGCAAGTGCCTTACGCATGCGCACTCATTGCCCTGTTACCTGGACTTATCAATTTAGCGCGTATTTGAGGattattcctttatttccttTATTTAATCCGTCATAGAATTTTAATGACCGACTACTCTAACTTTAATAAAACGTAGCATGGTCTCATTTTATGTCTctaatttatttatgttttcaTCTTAAGCTGTTTGGCACAGCCCTTCTCGTCAGTTGTATTTTTGCCATCTTGGACCGAAATAACAACGCACCAAACAAGGGAGTGGCTCCGGTCATGATCGGCTTGGTGGTCTTTGTGATTGGCACCTCTTTTGGCTCCAACTGCGGCTACGCCATAAATCCTGCCAGGGATCTGGGACCAAGGATATTTACTGCCATGGCAGGGTGGGGTGGCGAGGTGTTCACGTGAGTATTTGGTTCGAAGATATGGGGCGAATTTTGTTCCAGGTTAGGGTTAATATACATCATAACGACAGTGAGGTTTTTCCTCTCAAAAGAACACGCATTTCGAAAACGTCTATTTTGTTAATTTACTCTTTAATGGAACAATGCTATTGGTTAATGTATGCATGCTTGTCGAAAACGCAAATAACGTTTCCAATGAAAAATCACAGTTTAAAATTTCCCCCACAGGTGTCACCGTTTCCCACAGTATTGCACGCTAAGAATCCCTTAAAAGCGGCTTAAtatattgaaaaaacaacaacacaagcAAGAGTAAAGAAGAGTGAGCTAATCGCAAAAATCATAAGATATTTCGCATGACAACACCGAACAGAGCAAAGTTCACCCTACTCAAGTTGAAACCAATTGGAACCACATGCAGTGGTGTCACGGTGGTTAGCAGTTGACTCACAACAGAAGAAAAGTAAATCATtggttgtttttcttgttacAGGGCTGCCAATCATTGGGCTTGGGTACCAGTTGTTGCTTGTTCGCTTGGAGGAGTACTGGGTGCCATTGTGTATATGATTTTTATAGAGCTGCATCATCCATTGACCAATGATCAGGATAACTCTACTGACAATCAGTACCTCCCAATCAGTCCCAGAGAGGACGATGAAGATGAACGTAGTGCAACAGTGTAAAACGGGGTGGTAACTTGAGAAAACTCAGCAGACCTTTTTGGAGTTTTCCCAAGTGTTGACATTCGTTTTTCAGGATCAAAATTCAATATTCTCGGAAGAAATAGCTTATTGTAACATCTGTTAAACGATTTGTCTGACAAAGCGTAACGTGTGCATCAGGAGCAACATACACGAATGATTCTGGGTGAAGAATCATGAAAATTTTAAACGCCTGCGGACTCAAAAAGTCAGTGATCTCATTatattcttctttttttttgtctgacCCAAGCGGCTATGGCCTCCTGGACTCCAGAACATtcgctgttttatttttttgtcgttTATTACAGTTATTTTGGATTTAAAAAAGAGCATAAAATGATTTTCAAGTCCTTGGCATGATTCATCGCCTGTTCCTCCACCTCCCTCCACAATCCCGGAGGAAAGTTGGAAGAACAGGAATACTGGAAAAAGGGATCGAAGGGATATGGGAAGTTGCAATCTCATCCAATGCGCTTTCTTCCCCCTGTTTTCTTCTTTGTAAGTTAAGTATAAAAATATGTATTAGTAAGAATCAAACGTAGAAGAAACTCGAGTCCTGGTGGAGAACGTTATCCGAAGTTAcagatgaaaacaaatgaaaaaaaaagaaggccaAGATCCAAATTTTACCAAGGACTAAGCGTAACCGAAAAAGAAGCACTGGGTCCTGGGACAGGAGCTCATTAgtataatatatagatttagccaagcctaaaagctgagctcctcattattaagttttagtTTATAATCATTAACTCTGCGCctgcaaacttgtaacagtgcAACGTTTCACGTTTGACTTACATGAAGGGCGGACGGATGTACTTACGGACGTTCGATGACGtcatggctataaaaccaaattttctcgcatcGATGGGTTACCAGCATTTTCTTAGCTATGGTGCTCCGCGTGCGCGCGCCTTCTAGTGAGTGCTAGATTTTGACAATTGACAGATGAAGAAAGGCATTGcatttcgaaatattggatataTTCCTTTCACTGTTCGATCAGCCTTGACCTTTCCCATTAGTTGTATTTGAGAAGAGAAAGGCCTTGTCAAACCGCAGTCATGGAATATGCTAGTACATTTTCCTGTACAATTTTTCGAAAGACATTTCTTCATCAGTTCGTTCCAAACTTACAACACCGTCGCTTTTTTTCGTCGGCAAGACAAATAAATCTCTTTGTGCTATGAATTAATGCAAAAGGAATTTCAGAGTTCGGATTCAGAGCTTCAGATTCCAACATTCACCGAATCCCAACCTCCGCATTTCAACTTCAAATTACCTACACTGAATTGTAATCTTATATTTTCCGGCTGTTGGAGGGATTGGGAAAGAAACCTTATCCTGGCTGTCTGAAAACTTGCAAGGAGAAGGGATTATTGTGTGAAAAATTGCTAAATAATCACGTAAGGCAAATTTTCTAAGGGTTCATTGTCTTGTGAAGTGAAATCCAACACCCTATAAATACAGAATTCGTGCGAGAGGGCGAcacttgttttctgttttgtttgcaaagaaaacaaatttttggaTTTGTTCGCGGTATTGCTGCATTGTAGAAACAATCACCAATGGTAAGTtacaaaaataatcaaatatgCAATTGTACGTTTAATTTGGCTTCTGCCCTTCCTTGCACAAAGTCCAATTGCCCTTAGTCTGTCAAAAGCTTTGCCCATTAAGGGCTTATCAGCTGAATATCACTTTCTGCTTTTTAATGCGCAGAAAGGCAAAGACGCTAAGTATAGGATATTAGATACAGATCTTTATTTTGAACTCGTTTCATTCAATGATATGTCGTTCCTCTGTGAGAAATTTTAAATCTAGTGACTTCtatgttcatttttttcttgtccCTTGGCTTGCCGAATATTTGATTCGTGCCAACTGTCAACAGTTCTTCAAAGATACATCAAAGTAACGCCAGTCTTACAACAACTTAAAGAGAATTTGGATTACTGTTTATTGAGTCtcatcctaatgttttacgcgAAAATATTATTAGTCGAGATCGATGAGCAATCGCATTGATCACTACAAAGTCCCGACTTATCATTTTATCATGCTGTGTATGAAATTTAGCCGGGTCGTTGCGAGCTACATGAGCTGATGAGAGGAACACCTTTTGGTAAATTTAGGAAGCTGTTTtgcagcttttcttttcttttttttttcgacacgCAGCGCACACACTTTCGAGTTCGCGCGTAGCCACTGAAGTTACTCCTTCGCTACACCCCTTAGCCAAAGTTACGGCCACAAGAGATTTTAAAGTGCAAAATCGTAGCTGTTCATGAATAAGATGAAAAATTACTTTTCAACTCCTGAAAGGAGAAGCATTTGTCTTTTTCCCGTAAGGCTGAATTTTTGACGAAACTAGGAGTTATTTATCCCACTGCTCACGGCCGGCTAATAGTTTGTGACGTCATGGAAGGAACACACACCGGTGCATAACTTGGTTGCGGGTTGagctatttttgttttgttggttaATTTCTAAGCAGGTTAAAAATATAATTTCGTGGTAAAAACGTCAAAATGTGATTGATTAAGGTGGAAAGGTTTAATTAAGAAACGGAAAACATTTGATCAGTAAGTATACTTCAATTATTTTGAAGAACACCGAATGGAATGAAATGATATGAAAAAGCCAATTATCCTTGGAAAGCCGGAAAACACTTCACTTGAAAAATTTGCTTCATCATGCGGTCAAATAAATCACTGGGCAACAAGAAGGCGTTTGACAAGAGAGAAAGATGTTTTTTCTGTATGGAGAAAATTGATTTACAGGCCTTGATAGTGTGGTAATTCCACTGCGTGCACACTTGCAAATTCCAATTCGCCCCCGAAAACAGGGACGTGActattttgaataattttgccttaactgtggaaaaaaatatttcctaGTATCCCACTATTTAGAAATTAGACCACGCCCAGACCCAGTTTTCATCCACGCTTAAAATGTTAATAATATTTGTAATAATAAAACCACACCTGAGTTAATCGAATTGAGGGTAAGAAAAGTTTTTGACTATGTAGCCATCAGCATTATCTATCGCAAAGCAGCGACGCGCATAAGTAATAATCGGCAGGTCACCTTTCGTTCCCACTGAATAGAGTCGTCAGTATCTGTGTGATTCATTCGCTTCAATTTTAACCATATTTTCATGTCGACATATACATGCATTTtactaaagcctggtttccatatcgttgtatctgtcgtatctgtcgtgtctgtcgtacgcaaaaaattcataggacagatataactttatggaaacctcccgtacaaatgctcaatacaaaagaaacgacgtATACAACTTGTTATacaagatagaatgaattctgtctgtcctatgaatttttttcgtacgacagacacgacagatacgacagatacgacagatacaacgatatggaaaccacgCTTAAAAGGGACAATTTTTGTCCGACATACGCTTTTCTTTGCTGGAATTTTTTAGGGTTCTAAGAATTGAATAGTACTCAACTCAATTGAATTGTAGTTTTGGGATGCATTACGTAAGGCGACGACGATTATATTTGATCGCGTGAGTTCAGAATTGTGTACCGGTTGTAAACCGGCGGTTATTCATGTTAAAAGAACGTCCGAAAATAAAAACTGGATGCTGATGTTTTTTGTTCTTCAGCAATCTGTGCCACAATAGTGAAAACTAAAGCGTTTATTCAGAGGATCAAATGTTTGACAACGAAATTCCACAGGATCTTGGCCCAGTTGGGCTTGCATTGAAATTCAACTTCTGTGGCATCAATTCGATTTTCTTCATTTGCAACAGCGTGCATACAAAGATAGTAAAAGTTCAATTGGTCCGGAAAAAGTTAATTTAGCCTTGAAATCTGCTCTTTGTTTACTTGAGCTCAGTCTACATTCCTCCATGTTGCACCTCATTTACTTTGACATCTAACTGTCAAGTGAAACTGCGAAAACTACAAACAAAATGATAATTGTTTGTTAGTGTAACACAAAACGTGCCACGGAAATAAATATTTGTAAACCTTTTCTATTTGCAAAGTTTAAGGCTTGGAtcaaacaagaacaatttaatTTAAGGTGGAATTTATCACCTTTTAAACTTTTAGTATATCACTATTGCCCAGACCAATTAGCCGAAGGGAACATTGTGTACTCATGTGCGGAATCCAGGGCATTGAAATTAGCCTGTAATTGGATAAGCCAGGCCGTACAGTTCATCAAAAACATATTTAGTTACATCGTTTAGCTTTCCCGTTTGACTGATGTAAGTCAAAACAAGGCCAGCGAGCTGCGTCATTGCATTCTCTTCAACAATCGTTCACGCATCCGGTTGATAAATATTTTTAGCAAAGAAGAGGTGCTTAGCATATATTTTGATTGCTGTGTCCGACTGCACACCATCATCATGAAGGTAAGACTGAACTCAATTACCGTAAACAAACTGCAGAATTTTTTGTGTACTGCGCGTTTATCTGCGTCGATGTGTTCAGGTTAATGAGACGAAAATTGCTCTTTAGAAAATTGCTCTCTTTCTAGAGAGGTCCAGTCGAAGTAGAACTTAGACTGGACCTCTCGTATCGTCGCGTTTTGCCAAACTGAATTTGTAGATTGTTCCGTTAGGGCTCTTGCCATCTCTAACTTGACTCGTCCATACTGTCTATTGTATTGCCATTCTAAACTTAGGAATGTTATAATTACGTAAGTAGCGGATGAAAAAGAGTAAGATCCTGGGTTCTAGTCAGTCTTGTGCATGCGCACAGCTGCCTCACCTGGGCAATACTGTAGGGATGTCACGAGAAAGAATATGAATTACCTTCCAAAATTATAACTGTAACAATGACTTTTGCATTCATTCAATCAGCTCATATTTCACGCCTATAGTGCCAGGCAAATTCTTCCTTCCGCCTTGATATGACAACGGAAAGAACTCCGGTACTTTCCGTCCTCCTTCCCCAAATTGTTTGGATTTGGCTGTTAACTCTTTCACTGTAAATGGTCTCTCTGGTTGCCCGATGTTAATATTTGCCCAAATGGCAGATAAAGAAGGGCTGGATCTTGTGTATGGCCAAGAGGGATCCATCTCATTGCACAGAATGGCGCCAATTTAACTAGAAAAGACTGTTTTACCGCGGTTGTCGATTCCTTTTTACGCCATTGTTGACATCTTAAAAgcttttttgacattttgtgaCATTTTGCCAAGGTCTAGAGCTCGCCAATTGTGAGTGGCGGCATCTATGAACATTTGGTGCATTCtgctcatttttcaaattttgcagAAGAGGGTCGCATGACCAAAAATTATATGCTGACAGATTTTTTTGTaaagtaaacaattttttccacTAGCGCGACCCGACGCTGTGCGCCGTTGAAAATCATAACTGAAACTTGTCCAAATTTGTAGTTGTGTCTGAATTTAAAATGTCGGTACGCTTTGAATAATGACATGGGAACTCTGCCAGGAAGAGCCGTTTGAAGTCGGTTTTGaggtttgttttcctttgagTTACCGGAGGTTAAAAGGAAACTCTAGTAATGACCACAGCAATGACAAGGAAAACTTCACTTGAAATAAGTAGTGATATTTGGACAGTTGTGGCTATTTTGAGATTATCTCATCTTGTTCGCATGTTGGCGAAGTGCGCTTCAATTGGATTGGTCTGTGCGCtgataaattaaatacagagaatgaaagatttatggTTGTATGCTCAAGCTGTCATTAAAACCAAAAATCTGGTTATTTCATTTAGAATCTGCGTACCCTgagaggacggcacggaatttttcataagtgcgtgctgcacgtgcggcaggcTTACATTTCGTCACtcaatcaatcaaattcttaattgtAGCGTTGTCGTTTCCGTTCCCCATTTCCTAAAGATATTCGTTGGTCGACTTTGGTGTTCGTGCACGCGTTGAAAGTACGGTCAATGTATCAGGTGGTTAACAGCTACGGCCAAAATAACAGGTAGTTTGCATTGTTTCCCTTTGACCTTCAGCTATGCATAAGGAGaacttttatgaaaaaaaaaaaacaacaactaaggCTTATTAGGAAATCTTGCTAAGACGCATTGTGCTCATGGATTATTGCCTTAAATCTGAAGCTGAGCTGCGACCGTCCTTAAAATATCTTCGTTTAAACTGTTTCTTTCCGGTTTGGTTTGCTAATCATCAATGCCCATCAGCAATAATGGAGGTCTCTATATTTTATTTCCAATCTACCGCTCAGAGAACAAACTTGAGTCCGCTTGGTGTTAATGTCGGGTTAAAAAAGCAGCACTCTCGTTTTTACTAGTGCCAGAGTCTCTAGAGAGGTTAACTGTTTTTTCACATTTCTCACGTGTTCACTTTCAAACGCAGGACTGAAAAGGTGACAAAGTTTTCAAACGCCTCTGTTTTCATTAGGCAGATCggataatttttctttttcaattttggaaGAAATTTCGTGCAATCTACCATAAAGAAGCTTTTTTTACGCTTGACAAGGATAACTAAAATCCACCAGCATCCGGCTTTATATTTTGTACGTGCTCTCTTTTGAAGAGAAAACTGACACATGACCTTGTTAGCCTGTTCATTCTTCCCGAAATTGAAGAAAACCCGGCATTAAAATATTTATAAGGTCTTATAAACCACGGAACGAAAACAGAACCGGAAACTGACTTGTAATGTGTTTTCTATATAGTTCGCTACAGTTTAACAAATCAACACCGAGAGTTAGT belongs to Acropora muricata isolate sample 2 chromosome 9, ASM3666990v1, whole genome shotgun sequence and includes:
- the LOC136929956 gene encoding aquaporin-3-like — encoded protein: MPSRFQGRLSPLSREALAEFISTFILVSFGVGSVAQKVLSHGEFGTFFSINFGWGIGVTLGCYWAGGVSGAHMNPAVTLASAVVRRLDWVKVPVYCIAQFFGAFIASAVVYGIYYDSLNAFDGGVRYVLGEKGTAGIWATYPQAHVSTSNGFADQLFGTALLVSCIFAILDRNNNAPNKGVAPVMIGLVVFVIGTSFGSNCGYAINPARDLGPRIFTAMAGWGGEVFTAANHWAWVPVVACSLGGVLGAIVYMIFIELHHPLTNDQDNSTDNQYLPISPREDDEDERSATV